The proteins below are encoded in one region of Lactuca sativa cultivar Salinas chromosome 3, Lsat_Salinas_v11, whole genome shotgun sequence:
- the LOC111904737 gene encoding uncharacterized protein LOC111904737, whose translation MENVNAITSRYGEIFTPMTPAQKVSKVHAEKTEESSSAKPDQTRRVPLMDSTSLCPDEKSVVSLKPYNPPLSFPIRAIPDEKVKAYRAFMEHVKALQVNVPFMETMLQTPKYLNLLKGLFAARKDLAEVMEIVLSELPEKKGDPGSIIIPCQFGNVLANQALTDSGASINLMPFSFFKKLNLPEPRPVNMKIHLADKTIIRPRGVCEDLLIKVDKFIFPMDFVVLEMEEDPETPIILGRSFLNTACALIDVCESTLTLRVEDESAVFKAQPEIKQEEG comes from the coding sequence atggagaatgtgaaTGCTATAACCTCCAGGTATGGAGAAATTTTCACTCCTATGACCCCTGCACAGAAGGTCTCCAAGGTGCATGCAGAAAAGACAGAAGAGTCGAGTTCAGCTAAAcccgaccaaactcgccgagtccctctaatggactcgacgagtctatgcccTGATGAAAAATCTGTTGTTTCCTTAAAGCCTTACAACCCTCCTCTGTCATTCCCAATCAGAGCCATACCTGATGAGAAGGTTAAAGCATATAGAGCtttcatggagcatgttaaagccCTTCAAGTCAACGTCCCATTTATGGAAACGATGCTTCAAACACCCAAATATTTGAACTTGCTAAAGGGTCTCTTTGCTGCTAGAAAAGATTTAGCTGAAGTCATGGAGATAGTATTAAGTGAGCTACCAGAAAAGAAGGGCGATCCGGGAAGCATCATAATTCCTTGTCAATTTGGAAATGTACTTGCTAATCAAGCGTTGACCGATTCGGGTGCAAGTATTAACTTAATGCCTTTTTCTTTCTTCAAGAAGTTGAATTTACCGGAGCCAAGGCCTgtgaatatgaagatccatttagCGGATAAGACGATTATTCGTCCAAGGggtgtttgtgaagatctcctcATTAAGGTGGATAAATTTATATTCCCTATGGACTTTGTAGTACTTgaaatggaagaagaccccgaaactCCAATTATTTTAGGGAGATCCTTTTTGAATACTGCATGCGCATTGATAGATGTATGCGAGTCCACACTAACATTGAGGGTAGAAGATGAGTCAGCAGTGTTTAAAGCTCAACCAGAGATTAAGCAAGAAgaaggatga